The genomic DNA CCTGCAGTTCCGGGATGCCGACGGACTCAAGCTCCGCGACATCCGCACCGTCGCCGAACCGGCGGTCGACGCGCTCGATCTCACCGACGGCCAATGGGCCCTGGTGGTCAACGCCGACGGCACTCCGTACGCGTGGATCAACGCCAACGGCGTGGGTCTGCACCGGCACGGAAAGTCCTTGTACGACAGCACCATCGCCGGTGGCTCGCTGTTCCGGCCGGACGGCACGCTGCGGCTGGCGCTCGACTCGGCCCTGTCATCCCCGTCGGGTCTGGGTGTCGCGGTCGACGAGCGCGGCCAGGTGATCGGCGGTGTGAGCCTCGATGACGTGCTGGCAATCATCAAGAGCCGCAAGGGCAAGCAGTGCGATACCTGCTGAATCACCTGGAAGGCGCGTGGCTGCTCACGCAGATACACCTACGCCTGGCCCTGCTGCCGCTGCTCATCGGCGTGCTGATCGCCGTACCGCTGGGCGCCTATGTGCGGCAGCGGCCGCGGCTGCGCCGGTTCAGCACCATCACCGCCAGCATCGTCTTCACCATCCCGTCGCTGGCGCTGTTCGTGGTGCTGCCGCTGATCATCCCGACGCGAATTCTCGACGAGGCCAACGTCCTGGTCGCCCTGACCCTCTACACCGTCGCCCTGCTGATGCGGACGGTGCCCGAGGCGCTCGACGCGGTGCCCGCCGACACCCGGGAAGCGGCCACGGCCATGGGCTACCGGCCGCGTACCCGGTTCTTGAGAGTCGAACTGCCGCTGTCGATTCCGGTCCTCACGGCAGGCATGCGCGTGGTCGCCGTCACCAACATCTCGATGGTGTCGGTGGGTTCGGTGATCGGCATCGGCGGGCTGGGCACCTGGTTCACCGAGGGATATCAGGCCGACAAGAGCGACCAGATCATCGCCGGCATCATCGCGATCTTCCTGCTGGCGGTGATCGTCGACCTCGTCATCCTGAGCGTCGGCCGCCTGGCCACCCCCTGGACCCGGGCGAAGGCGCCGGCATGAACTTCCTGCACCAGGCCCTCGCCTACATCTTCACCGCGGCGAACTGGACCGGCCCGGCGGGTCTCGGCATGCGGATGCTGGAGCACCTGGAGTACACCGGTATCGCGGTGCTCTGCAGTGCGCTCATCGCCATTCCGGTGGGCATGTACGTCGGGCACACCGGTCGCGGTACGGCCCTGGTGGTTGGCGGCGTCAACGCCCTGCGCGCCCTGCCCACACTCGGCGTCCTGCTGCTCGGCGTCCTGCTGTGGGGACTGGGCTTGGTGCCGCCGACCGTCGCGCTGATGCTGCTGGGCATTCCGCCGCTCCTGGCCGGGACGTACGCCGGGATCGCCAACGTCGATCCGGTGGTGGTCGACGCCGCTCGCGCCATGGGCATGACGGAGCGTCAGGTGCTGCTGCGCACCGAGGTGCCCAACGCCATGCCGCTGATCGTCGGCGGGCTACGGACCGCGACGCTGCAAGTGGTGGCGACCGCGACCGTCGCCGCGTACGCCAGCCTGGGCGGGCTGGGCCGGTTCCTGATCGACGGCATCAAGGTGCGCCAGTTCTATCTCGCCCTCGTCGGCGCCCTGCTGGTGGCAGCTCTCGCGTTGGCGCTCGATGCCGCCTTGGCGTTGGCTGTGCGGGTCTCGCGGCCGGGTCCGGCCGGAGTTGCAATCGTGACTGCGAAGCCGGGCCTTCGTCGCCTACGGTAGACGGGTGAGCGCACCGCAGTCCGATGCCAGCCCCGAAGCTGCAGAACCCGCCTGGCCGGCGATTCTGACCTGGCGCGCGCAGGATGTGTCGCGCATGGAGTCGGTCCGGGTCCAGTTGTCCGGCAACAGGATCAAGGCCTACGGCCGCATCGTGGCCGCGGCCACAGACATACATCCGGCGTTCAGCGCGTCCTATGACCTGGTGACCGACGAGAGCGGCGCGACCAAGCGCCTGTCGCTCACCGTCACCCTCGCGCAGCGCGAGCGGCAGCTGTCCATCGCGCGTGACGAAGAGAACATGTGGCTGGTGCAGGACCACCAGAACCAGGCCCGGCGGGCGGCCTACAACGGCGCCCTGGACGTCGACGTGGTCTTCAGCCCGTTCTTCAACGCGCTGCCCATCCGGCGTACCGGCCTGCACAACCGCACGGCGTCGGTGTCGCTGCCTGTCGTCTACGTCCGGGTGCCGGATCTGACGGTCGAATCCGTCACCATCGGCTACAGCAGCGACGGGCCGGGCAAGCCCATCAAGCTGGACTCGCCGGTTGCCGACACCGCGATCACCGTCGACGACGACGGCTTCATCCTCGACTACCCCGGACTGGCAGAGCGGATCTGATCACCCCGCCCGCGCGGCCTTGGGCGGCCAGCTCTTCGCGCCAGCCCTCGGCCCCGATGGTCGTCGCGAGGATTTGTGGCCGGCTGAAGTTGTCGTAGCGCACCCGCGCGGCATGGCCGCCCTCCACCAGCTCGGCCACCGATTGCGCTTCGACCAGCGACGAGCGGGCCTGGCTCAGCAGTTCCACGGCCCGGTCGAGCATCACCGTCAGCTCGGTCGCGTTGGCCTCGCACATGGCCCGGACCAGGTCCGGCGCGGTGGCCGCGACGCGGGTGCCGTCCCGGAACGATCCCGCGGCCAGTGCGAATGCCAGTGGCACCTCACCGGCGGTCGCGGCCAGGGCCTCGGCCAGCAGGTGCGGCAGATGCGAGATCGCGGCCGCCGCGGCGTCGTGTTCGTCCGAGCGCGCGGGCACGATCACCGCGCGGCAGTCCAGCGCCAGATGCATCACCTGGGCCCACACCTCGGGGTCGACGTGGTCGTCCACACTCACCACCCACGGCGCCCCGGCGAACAGATCCGCGGTGCCGGCCGTCCAGCCGGAATGTGCGGTGCCGGCCATCGGGTGTCCGCCGACGAATCGGCCGAGCAGCCCGAAATCCTGAACCTGTTGCAACACATTGCCTTTGACGCTCACCACGTCCGTGAGCGGGCAGTCCGCGGCGTCGTCGCGGATGTGCTCGAGCATGATCGGCAGTGCGGGCACCGGCACCGCCAGGACGATCAGCGCCTCGGTCGACGCGGCGCGCTTCAGCGCGGCCGTGAGATCCTCGGTCGCATCGAAGCCGTCGGCCGTCGCCGCCCGGACCGCATCGATCGAGCGGTTGTATCCGAACACCTCGCGGCCCGCGGCCTGTCCGGCCCGCATCAGCGAACCGCCGATGAGCCCCATACCGAGCACACACACCGGAGTTGTCACCTTCCAAGGTTTGCATACGGCCCCGGTCGGGTACATATGGGACCGCTGGTCAAGTGGCAGAGTGCGGACTAGCGTTATCCGCATGGGAGTACAGCGCGCGCAGGCACAGCAGCAGGTTGCCGATCTCCCCGACGGCTTCGGAGTCGCGGTCGTCCGGGAGGACGGCGCATGGCGTTGCGTCCCGCTGAAACGGGCCGCGCTGGTCGACCTGGCCGCCGCCGAGACCGAGCTTCGTGAACTACGTTCCGCCGGTGCGGTTTTCGGCCTCCTGAACGTCGACGACGAGTTCTTCGTGATCGTCCGCCCGGCCCCCTCCGGGGCCCGGCTGTTGCTGTCGGACGCCACCGCGGCGCTGGACTACGACATCGCGGCCGACGTGCTGGAGAAGCTGGACGCCGACCTGAGCCTGGAAGAGCTCGAAGAGGACGACCCGTTCGAGGAAGGCGACCTCGGGTTGCTGGCCGACCTGGGTCTGCCCGAGGCGGTGCTCGGCGTGATCCTCGCCGACGACGAGTACGCCGACGAACAACTCAGCCGCATCGCCCAGGAGATGGGCTTCAACGACGAACTCGTGGCGGTATTGGACAAGCTGGGGCGGTGAGCTCCGCTGATGAACGGCTGATCCGCCTGGCGCTGGAGGCCGCCGAACTCGCCGGTGCCGACGACGTCCCGATCGGTGCGGTGGTTTTCTCTGCTGATGGGGTCGAGCTGGCGCGGGCCGCCAATGCACGCGAATCCCTGGGCGACCCGACCGCACACGCGGAAATCCTCGCCCTGCGCGCGGCCGCCGCGGTGCACGGCGACGGCTGGCGGCTGGAAGGTGCGACGCTGGCCGTCA from Mycolicibacterium phocaicum includes the following:
- a CDS encoding prephenate dehydrogenase — its product is MCVLGMGLIGGSLMRAGQAAGREVFGYNRSIDAVRAATADGFDATEDLTAALKRAASTEALIVLAVPVPALPIMLEHIRDDAADCPLTDVVSVKGNVLQQVQDFGLLGRFVGGHPMAGTAHSGWTAGTADLFAGAPWVVSVDDHVDPEVWAQVMHLALDCRAVIVPARSDEHDAAAAAISHLPHLLAEALAATAGEVPLAFALAAGSFRDGTRVAATAPDLVRAMCEANATELTVMLDRAVELLSQARSSLVEAQSVAELVEGGHAARVRYDNFSRPQILATTIGAEGWREELAAQGRAGGVIRSALPVRGSRG
- a CDS encoding ABC transporter permease, whose amino-acid sequence is MRYLLNHLEGAWLLTQIHLRLALLPLLIGVLIAVPLGAYVRQRPRLRRFSTITASIVFTIPSLALFVVLPLIIPTRILDEANVLVALTLYTVALLMRTVPEALDAVPADTREAATAMGYRPRTRFLRVELPLSIPVLTAGMRVVAVTNISMVSVGSVIGIGGLGTWFTEGYQADKSDQIIAGIIAIFLLAVIVDLVILSVGRLATPWTRAKAPA
- a CDS encoding ABC transporter permease: MNFLHQALAYIFTAANWTGPAGLGMRMLEHLEYTGIAVLCSALIAIPVGMYVGHTGRGTALVVGGVNALRALPTLGVLLLGVLLWGLGLVPPTVALMLLGIPPLLAGTYAGIANVDPVVVDAARAMGMTERQVLLRTEVPNAMPLIVGGLRTATLQVVATATVAAYASLGGLGRFLIDGIKVRQFYLALVGALLVAALALALDAALALAVRVSRPGPAGVAIVTAKPGLRRLR
- a CDS encoding tRNA adenosine deaminase-associated protein: MGVQRAQAQQQVADLPDGFGVAVVREDGAWRCVPLKRAALVDLAAAETELRELRSAGAVFGLLNVDDEFFVIVRPAPSGARLLLSDATAALDYDIAADVLEKLDADLSLEELEEDDPFEEGDLGLLADLGLPEAVLGVILADDEYADEQLSRIAQEMGFNDELVAVLDKLGR
- a CDS encoding putative glycolipid-binding domain-containing protein; protein product: MSAPQSDASPEAAEPAWPAILTWRAQDVSRMESVRVQLSGNRIKAYGRIVAAATDIHPAFSASYDLVTDESGATKRLSLTVTLAQRERQLSIARDEENMWLVQDHQNQARRAAYNGALDVDVVFSPFFNALPIRRTGLHNRTASVSLPVVYVRVPDLTVESVTIGYSSDGPGKPIKLDSPVADTAITVDDDGFILDYPGLAERI
- a CDS encoding nucleoside deaminase is translated as MSSADERLIRLALEAAELAGADDVPIGAVVFSADGVELARAANARESLGDPTAHAEILALRAAAAVHGDGWRLEGATLAVTVEPCTMCAGALVMSRVARVVFGAWEPKTGAVGSLWDVVRDRRLTHRPEVRGGVLEAECAALMEGFFARQR